A window of the Mycobacteriales bacterium genome harbors these coding sequences:
- a CDS encoding SRPBCC family protein, whose product MPPTAQRSVSASIEVAAPPEAVFALLSDPHRHPEIDGSGTLRRTLSGPHRLALGDTFGMRMQWGLPYVMRNTVVEVEPDRLIAWRHPGRHRWRYTLEPTPTGTRVTETFDWSTTPLARVLERLQVPARNLRSIEATLQRLKAVVERG is encoded by the coding sequence ATGCCCCCCACCGCACAGCGCTCCGTGTCCGCCTCGATCGAGGTGGCGGCGCCGCCCGAGGCGGTCTTCGCGCTGCTCTCCGACCCGCACCGCCACCCCGAGATCGACGGCAGCGGCACCCTGCGCCGCACCCTGTCCGGTCCGCACCGCCTCGCTCTCGGCGACACCTTCGGCATGCGGATGCAGTGGGGACTGCCCTACGTCATGCGCAACACCGTGGTCGAGGTCGAGCCCGACCGGCTGATCGCCTGGCGGCACCCCGGTCGGCACCGCTGGCGCTACACCCTCGAGCCGACCCCGACCGGCACCCGCGTGACCGAGACCTTCGACTGGTCGACCACACCGCTGGCCCGCGTCCTCGAGCGGCTGCAGGTGCCGGCCCGCAACCTGCGCTCCATCGAGGCGACGCTGCAACGGCTGAAGGCGGTCGTCGAGCGGGGTTGA
- a CDS encoding 4'-phosphopantetheinyl transferase superfamily protein, with protein sequence MLLVVHSTDRAPRDLLADVLREVLGRVPDLDRTCPDCERPHGKPVLDHPTHHVSTSQSHGLSVVAVCDEGPVGVDVEHLDAIRFAGFDDVALGPGEAANDPHDRAVLWTRKEAVLKATGEGLRTDPRTVVVGDPTASAGREPSRGAQLVDVGVPLPWVCAAAVLATAPPLLKVVRA encoded by the coding sequence GTGCTGCTCGTCGTCCACTCCACCGACAGGGCGCCGCGCGACCTGCTCGCCGACGTCCTGCGTGAGGTGCTCGGTCGCGTCCCCGACCTCGACCGGACCTGCCCCGACTGCGAGCGCCCCCACGGCAAGCCGGTGCTCGACCACCCGACACATCACGTCAGCACCTCGCAGTCGCACGGCCTCTCGGTGGTGGCGGTCTGCGACGAGGGCCCGGTCGGCGTCGATGTCGAGCACCTCGACGCGATCCGCTTCGCGGGCTTCGACGACGTGGCACTCGGGCCCGGGGAGGCCGCCAACGACCCGCACGATCGGGCGGTCCTCTGGACCCGCAAGGAGGCCGTGCTCAAGGCCACCGGGGAGGGGCTGCGTACTGATCCCCGCACCGTGGTGGTCGGCGACCCGACCGCCTCCGCGGGTCGCGAGCCGAGCAGAGGTGCCCAGCTCGTCGACGTCGGGGTACCGCTGCCGTGGGTCTGTGCCGCCGCTGTTCTCGCTACCGCACCGCCGCTGTTGAAGGTGGTCCGGGCCTGA
- a CDS encoding DUF839 domain-containing protein, translating to MRARPLSLALVAFATAGLTALATSPVTAATTTTATGTSTSVSPYVLPVADGVGITSLFTVGDDKAAGNGYEMVGIPDGLGAFAPKDGTTTVLMNHELRPNAGITRRHGEKGAFVSKLTIDDATGTVLAGEDFIKPGVQYWDYASDRFAAAPVAPEDYVTSGPTDLNHKAAFARFCSGYLSAPGELQVGKGGPGYDGQIYFANEETGDEGRVFGVTEDGQAYQLPRLGLFSWENTIVAPTKSRTTVVMGNEDTAEGELWVYVGRKEHKGSPVDQAGLTNGDNHVIKIDGVTTDAGFRSTFGKGVAAPFSLQDIEWDQSGKAQNDESIAEGGLVLNRIEDGAFNPANPREYFFLTTEGGDRTPFNGVSRDGGGLWKLTFANVERPDLGGTLELVLDGTETFAAGESGLSKPDNMMIDAAGNLLIQEDPGGNDHLARILSYRLTDGARGVVARFDSALFGPTIPTGTTPATRAVLTTDEESSGIIQLSDGSYLFDAQVHTAKGLATTGGKGSAEEYVERGQLLRMTVPSFSTVYTVLP from the coding sequence GTGCGCGCACGTCCCCTGTCCCTGGCGCTCGTCGCCTTCGCCACCGCGGGCCTCACGGCGCTCGCGACCTCCCCCGTCACGGCGGCGACGACGACGACCGCGACCGGCACCAGCACGAGCGTGTCGCCGTACGTCCTGCCCGTCGCCGACGGCGTCGGCATCACCAGCCTGTTCACCGTCGGTGACGACAAGGCCGCTGGCAACGGCTACGAGATGGTCGGCATCCCGGACGGCCTCGGCGCGTTCGCTCCGAAGGACGGCACGACGACCGTGCTCATGAACCACGAGCTGCGTCCCAACGCCGGCATCACCCGTCGGCACGGCGAGAAGGGTGCCTTCGTCTCCAAGCTCACCATCGACGACGCCACCGGCACCGTCCTCGCGGGCGAGGACTTCATCAAGCCCGGCGTGCAGTACTGGGACTACGCCAGCGACCGCTTCGCGGCTGCCCCCGTCGCTCCCGAGGACTACGTCACCAGCGGCCCGACCGACCTCAACCACAAGGCGGCCTTCGCCCGCTTCTGCTCGGGCTACCTCTCGGCCCCGGGTGAGCTCCAGGTCGGCAAGGGCGGACCGGGCTACGACGGCCAGATCTACTTCGCCAACGAGGAGACCGGCGACGAGGGTCGCGTCTTCGGTGTCACCGAGGACGGCCAGGCCTACCAGCTCCCGCGGCTCGGCCTGTTCTCCTGGGAGAACACGATCGTCGCGCCGACCAAGAGCCGCACGACCGTCGTCATGGGCAACGAGGACACCGCCGAGGGCGAGCTGTGGGTCTACGTCGGTCGCAAGGAGCACAAGGGCTCGCCGGTCGACCAGGCCGGTCTCACCAACGGCGACAACCACGTCATCAAGATCGACGGCGTGACCACGGACGCCGGCTTCCGCAGCACCTTCGGCAAGGGCGTCGCCGCGCCGTTCTCCCTGCAGGACATCGAGTGGGACCAGAGCGGCAAGGCGCAGAACGACGAATCGATCGCCGAGGGCGGCCTCGTCCTCAACCGCATCGAGGACGGCGCCTTCAACCCGGCCAACCCGCGTGAGTACTTCTTCCTCACCACCGAGGGTGGCGACAGGACCCCCTTCAACGGGGTCAGCCGTGACGGCGGTGGCCTGTGGAAGCTGACCTTTGCCAACGTCGAGCGTCCCGACCTCGGTGGCACCCTCGAGCTGGTCCTCGACGGCACTGAGACCTTCGCTGCCGGTGAGTCGGGTCTGAGCAAGCCGGACAACATGATGATCGACGCTGCCGGCAACCTCCTCATCCAGGAGGACCCGGGCGGCAACGACCACCTCGCGCGCATCCTGTCCTACCGCCTCACCGACGGCGCCCGTGGCGTCGTGGCTCGCTTCGACAGCGCGCTGTTCGGGCCGACCATCCCGACCGGCACGACGCCGGCGACCCGCGCCGTGCTGACCACCGACGAGGAGTCCAGCGGCATCATCCAGCTCTCCGACGGCAGCTACCTCTTCGACGCCCAGGTCCACACCGCGAAGGGCCTCGCGACGACGGGTGGCAAGGGATCGGCCGAGGAGTACGTCGAGCGCGGCCAGCTGCTGCGCATGACCGTCCCGAGCTTCAGCACGGTCTACACCGTCCTGCCGTAG
- a CDS encoding alkaline phosphatase family protein, which translates to MVLGARVLRSRPAVAALVVATGAAAWTAAPAQAADPRTRVVVVVVDGLRPDEVALMPFLSSLAAQGRYYTESRSVMVAETIPNHVAMVTGTYPDRNGIVANDFPDSGTGQVLGNESPSFLQSDSLFTLVEKQCPTLSTASVTSKDYLFEVMSHDRTGDGRTDADSNFDNTSDPTFIPVAGLTPDERTVAEAVTVVEEQDPDFLFLNLGSVDRVGHVDEIGGVTSALPTGSRPAARDVQRTLTDTYLRTFVEQLRSSERWAETAVIVTADHSMDWSLPTDTVSLSATMEADPLLAGEVVVAQNGGAALYSLLKRNDPQAKARLKRMREIAMATDGVDEALYRQPNPLDGGTAHWVGAVHPDWHQTGPRSGDLLVTVEDGLRVTEPSSTSNPIPGNHGMPSTLRIPVIVSGGLPVAAATVAGSADPFVRAADQAENVDVAPTAAWLLGVDPPAGGFDGRALSEAFPTRPADSCISARTATPGTGTPPAGSPVPPVSAPGTGSLPVTGLTGLPLIGGVLLAASLAQRRRRRCTSREI; encoded by the coding sequence GTGGTCCTCGGAGCCCGTGTCCTGCGCTCCCGTCCCGCCGTCGCCGCCCTCGTGGTCGCGACCGGAGCAGCAGCCTGGACGGCTGCGCCCGCGCAGGCGGCCGACCCGCGGACGCGGGTGGTCGTCGTCGTCGTCGACGGGCTGCGCCCCGACGAGGTGGCGCTGATGCCGTTCCTGTCCTCGCTGGCCGCACAGGGCCGCTACTACACCGAGTCCCGGTCGGTGATGGTGGCGGAGACGATCCCGAACCACGTCGCGATGGTCACCGGCACCTACCCGGACCGCAACGGCATCGTCGCGAACGACTTCCCCGACTCCGGCACCGGCCAGGTGCTCGGCAACGAGTCGCCGTCGTTCCTGCAGAGCGACTCGCTCTTCACCCTCGTCGAGAAGCAGTGCCCGACCCTGTCGACGGCGTCGGTGACGAGCAAGGACTACCTGTTCGAGGTGATGTCGCACGACCGCACCGGTGACGGCAGGACCGACGCGGACTCCAACTTCGACAACACCAGCGACCCGACCTTCATCCCGGTCGCCGGCCTGACCCCGGACGAGCGCACCGTCGCCGAGGCGGTCACGGTCGTGGAGGAGCAGGACCCCGACTTCCTCTTCCTCAACCTCGGGTCGGTGGACCGCGTCGGTCACGTCGACGAGATCGGCGGCGTGACGTCGGCGCTGCCCACGGGCAGCCGACCGGCGGCCCGCGACGTGCAGCGGACCCTCACCGACACCTACCTGCGCACCTTCGTCGAGCAGCTCCGCAGCAGCGAGCGCTGGGCGGAGACCGCCGTCATCGTCACGGCCGACCACTCGATGGACTGGTCGCTGCCGACCGACACCGTGTCGCTGTCGGCCACCATGGAGGCCGACCCGCTGCTCGCCGGCGAGGTGGTCGTCGCGCAGAACGGCGGGGCCGCGCTCTACAGCCTCCTGAAGCGCAACGACCCCCAGGCGAAGGCCCGCCTGAAGCGGATGCGCGAGATCGCCATGGCCACCGACGGCGTGGACGAGGCCCTCTACCGCCAGCCCAACCCGCTCGACGGCGGCACCGCCCACTGGGTCGGGGCCGTGCACCCCGACTGGCACCAGACCGGACCGCGCTCCGGCGACCTGCTCGTGACAGTCGAGGACGGGCTGCGCGTCACCGAGCCGTCGTCGACCTCGAACCCGATCCCCGGCAACCACGGCATGCCCTCGACACTGCGGATCCCCGTCATCGTCAGCGGTGGCCTGCCGGTCGCCGCCGCGACCGTCGCCGGCAGCGCCGACCCCTTCGTGCGCGCCGCCGATCAGGCGGAGAACGTCGACGTGGCCCCGACGGCTGCTTGGCTGCTCGGGGTGGACCCCCCCGCCGGCGGCTTCGACGGTCGCGCGCTGTCGGAGGCCTTCCCGACCCGGCCGGCCGACAGCTGCATCAGCGCCCGGACCGCGACGCCGGGGACCGGCACCCCGCCCGCCGGCAGCCCGGTCCCCCCGGTCTCCGCTCCCGGCACCGGCTCGCTGCCCGTCACCGGCCTCACCGGCCTCCCACTCATCGGCGGCGTCCTGCTCGCCGCCTCGCTGGCCCAGCGACGACGTCGTCGTTGCACCAGCCGGGAGATCTGA
- a CDS encoding PhoD-like phosphatase N-terminal domain-containing protein, with translation MFTRVGVNRRDFLKTVAVAGLATQLTGEASAAGYSRAIPAGWTYPVAVELLPFGHGVMSGDPLPDSVILWTRVTIPDARGWDATRVADPQGIKAVDVQWVIARDPALTQVVRKGKVRTTAARDWTVKVDADRLPAATTLYFAFTALGFRSPVGRTRTAPRPTDQITELTVAHVACTSWWQDVFNRLPRARRLRRRRCPRRGRLPHP, from the coding sequence GTGTTCACCAGGGTCGGCGTCAACCGCAGGGACTTCCTCAAGACCGTCGCTGTCGCGGGGCTCGCGACCCAGCTGACCGGCGAGGCTTCTGCCGCCGGGTACTCCCGCGCGATCCCTGCGGGGTGGACCTACCCGGTCGCGGTCGAGCTGCTGCCCTTCGGCCACGGCGTGATGTCCGGTGACCCGCTGCCCGACAGCGTCATCCTCTGGACCCGCGTCACGATCCCGGACGCGCGCGGGTGGGACGCCACCCGGGTCGCCGACCCGCAGGGCATCAAGGCCGTCGACGTGCAGTGGGTCATCGCGCGCGACCCGGCCCTGACCCAGGTGGTCCGCAAGGGGAAGGTCCGCACGACGGCGGCCCGTGACTGGACCGTCAAGGTCGACGCCGACCGGCTGCCGGCCGCGACGACGCTCTACTTCGCCTTCACCGCGCTGGGGTTCCGCTCCCCGGTGGGCCGGACCCGCACCGCGCCTCGCCCGACGGACCAGATCACCGAGCTGACGGTCGCCCACGTCGCCTGCACCTCCTGGTGGCAGGACGTCTTCAACCGGCTTCCCCGAGCCCGCCGGCTACGTCGGCGTCGCTGCCCTCGTCGCGGCCGCCTTCCTCACCCGTGA
- a CDS encoding glycerophosphodiester phosphodiesterase family protein — MRTRSLLVLPLLALGLLLAPQAGAVPLEAPLDKALVLAHRGASYDAPEHTFPAYDRAVQADTDFLECDLQLTKDGVLVCIHDTTVDRTTGAQHTGRVDAYTLAQLRAMDFGSWFNTTNPTRAKPEFARARVVPFEEQLACYRRVAPRMRFHIETKAPSEYAGKLESQLVKVLKKHRLLSTGDELTSRVVVQSFELSSLEAMSKITPTVPRAFLFAVPTSPQQALAQFPDYVDIVAPTYQFLLAHPTFTTLAHDAGLPVHTYTVDREQEMEQLLDLGVDGIFTNRPDVLRRVIDKRGTGVAVKDRPRKPLTAGCKGIAGTVRGPVR; from the coding sequence GTGCGCACCCGCTCCCTGCTCGTCCTGCCACTGCTCGCCCTCGGGCTGCTCCTCGCACCGCAGGCCGGCGCCGTCCCGCTCGAGGCGCCGCTCGACAAGGCGCTGGTGCTCGCCCACCGCGGCGCCAGCTACGACGCGCCCGAGCACACCTTCCCGGCGTACGACCGGGCCGTGCAGGCCGACACCGACTTCCTCGAGTGCGACCTGCAGCTGACCAAGGACGGGGTGCTCGTCTGCATCCACGACACGACCGTCGACCGCACGACCGGCGCGCAGCACACCGGCCGCGTCGACGCCTACACCCTTGCGCAGCTGCGCGCGATGGACTTCGGCTCGTGGTTCAACACGACCAACCCGACCCGTGCGAAGCCGGAGTTCGCGAGGGCCCGCGTCGTGCCCTTCGAGGAGCAGCTCGCCTGCTATCGCAGGGTTGCGCCGCGCATGCGCTTCCACATCGAGACCAAGGCCCCGTCGGAGTACGCCGGCAAGCTCGAGTCCCAGCTGGTCAAGGTCCTGAAGAAGCATCGCCTGCTCTCGACCGGTGACGAGCTGACCTCGCGGGTCGTCGTCCAGAGCTTCGAGCTGTCGTCGCTGGAGGCCATGTCGAAGATCACACCGACGGTGCCGCGCGCGTTCCTCTTCGCCGTCCCGACCTCGCCGCAGCAGGCCCTCGCGCAGTTCCCGGACTACGTCGACATCGTCGCGCCCACCTACCAGTTCCTGCTGGCCCACCCGACCTTCACGACGCTCGCGCACGACGCAGGCCTGCCGGTGCACACCTACACCGTGGACCGCGAGCAGGAGATGGAGCAGCTGCTCGACCTCGGCGTCGACGGCATCTTCACCAACCGGCCCGACGTCCTGCGCCGCGTGATCGACAAGCGCGGCACGGGTGTCGCCGTCAAGGACCGCCCGCGCAAGCCGCTGACCGCCGGGTGCAAGGGCATCGCCGGCACCGTGCGCGGCCCGGTCCGCTGA